In the Marinobacter sp. Arc7-DN-1 genome, CACCGTTGAGACGCACAACATTGCTGAAGCCTTCGGCGTTCAGCTGCTTGACCGCCATCGCTGAATGCTGGCCCATCTTGTCAGCAACAATAATCTGCTTGTCTTTGAACTTGTTCAGCTCGGCAACCCGGCTCTTGAGGCTGTTCAGCGGAATATTGATGGAACCGGTAATGCGCCCTTCACCGAATTCCTTCCGGTCCCGGATGTCCACCACGATGGCCTCATCCTTGTTGATGAGGTTAACTGCGCCCTGGGCCGAGATCTTGGCACCGCCACGACGGGACTCCAGAATAAGAATCGCGACCAGAAATGCCACAAACAGCGACACAAGAATGTAGTGATTAACGACAAATTCAAACAACCGGCCCATGAATTTACCCCGATGATGAGTTTGGCGGGATTATACACAGCCTGCTCCCCGGACAGAAGGTGACGAAACTGGCCTGTAAATGCGAGAATAGACAAACTGAATTTTTGGTTTAGTAAATTTACTAACATTTTACTTCCGGACTGAATGATGACTGCAATGCGCAAGCCGACTGCCCTGATTATCCTGGACGGCTGGGGCCACCGCGACCCGGCTGAAGACAATGCCATCAGCACCGCCA is a window encoding:
- a CDS encoding rhodanese-like domain-containing protein, with amino-acid sequence MGRLFEFVVNHYILVSLFVAFLVAILILESRRGGAKISAQGAVNLINKDEAIVVDIRDRKEFGEGRITGSINIPLNSLKSRVAELNKFKDKQIIVADKMGQHSAMAVKQLNAEGFSNVVRLNGGVSDWKASNLPLVKK